Part of the Variovorax sp. PAMC 28711 genome is shown below.
GGCTGCCACCGATGTCCGAGGCCGTGGCTGTGCGTCTTGCACCGATGCCGTGGCTGGTCGCACTCGTGGCGGCGTTGGTATGGGCACCGGCGCAGATCAATGCGTTGGTCGACGCCAGCTTCGCCGCCGTGGTCGCGACGCACGTGCTGACCGCGCTTTCGCTGACCGCGCTCACTGGCATCGTGCTGCAGCGTTTGAGACCGCTGCGGGCCGAAGCGGTCACCGAAGACGGCACCGAGAAACCGGCCGAGCGGCCGATGTGGGTCGGCATCCTGCTGGCCTGCGTCGCCGTCTTGATGGTGGCGATCTGGGTGCTGGTGGCGGCAGGCTATGTGGCGATGGCGAGTTTTCTCGCATCGCAGCTGACCTGGAGCGGCATCGTCGCGGCGGCGTTCTACGTGCTCTTCAAGTTCGTCGACGACGTCTTCATGGCGACGGTCTCGTCGAAGAGTGCGTTCGGTCAGCGCCTCGAAAGGAGTTTCGGGCTGGCATCGACCACGCTCGACCAGTCGGCGGTGGTGCTGTCGGGGGTCGCGCGGACCGCCCTTTTCTTCTACATGATGGTCGCGCTGATCACGCCGCTGGGCACCAGCCCGGCCGAAGTGTTCCAGCGCAGCGGCAAGGTGAGCAGCGGGCTGAAGATCGGCGAATTCCAGGTGGTGCCCGGCGCGATCGTCAGTGCGATCGTGGTGCTGCTGGCGGGCTTCGTGCTGCTGCGCGTGTTCAAAAGATGGCTCGAAAACAGTTATTTGCCCGAGACCGCGCTCGAGCCCGGCATGCGCAGTTCGATCACCACGCTGCTGGGCTACGTCGGCACGATCTTGGTGGTGGCCTTTGCCATGTCTGCGTTGGGCATCGGGGTCAACCGCATCGCGTGGGTGGCGAGCGCGTTGTCGGTGGGCATCGGGTTCGGTCTGCAGGCGATCGTGCAGAACTTCATCTCCGGACTGATCCTCCTGGCTGAGCGGCCGGTGAAGGTGGGCGACTGGGTCGTGCTCGGCACCGCCGAGGGCGACGTGAAGCGCATCAACGTGCGCGCCACGGAAATCCAGTTGGGCGACCGCTCCACGCTGATCGTGCCCAACTCGGAATTCATCACCAAGACCGTGCGCAACATGACGCTGGCCAACGCCGAAGGCCGCGTGCTCATTCGCTTGCCGATGCCGCTGACCACCGACGCGCACCGCGCCCGCGACGTGATGCTGGCCGCCTGCGGCGACCACGCCAAAGTGCTGCCCTCGCCCGAACCTTCGGTGATGCTCGACGGCATCGAGAGCGGCTTTCTGATCTTCCAGCTGATCGCGTATGTGCAGAGCCCGCGGCTGGCGGGCGGCGTGCGGAGCGACCTGCTGTTCACCATCCTCGACGGGCTGAACTCGGCCCAGTTACCGCTCGCCGCCTACGCGGCGGCACCGATGCCGGGACCGGCGCCGGAGCCTTCCACGGTGCCGGGACCCGATCCCGGACCGCGCACCGCGTGACGCTCAGCGGCGCCAGGCCTTTGCCAGCAACCACTGGCCGGTACCGCAAACGGCCACCAGCGCGGCATAGGTGTTCATCATTCCGTCGCGTCCGTAGAACGCGAGGCCAGCCGCGAGCACCGCGACGCCCGCTGCGAAATTGACCGCGGCCTGAGTCCATAGCGCGGGCGCGCCAGCCTGCTTCTTAACCAACAACCGCGCGGCCAACGCAAGCACAATCGCCACGAAAAAGGCCGGTGCCACGAAATTGAGCAGGTGAGTCGTCAGGTCGAGCGGAGACATGGAGGGAGCCGTGGAAAAGGTGCGTATCGCCGCCATTGTCCCGGCCATCCAGACGAAGAAGGCCAAGGTGCGCCATAAATTTTATAATCGTGGTCTATGTCAGTCTGGGCCCTCGGGTTGAACCACACGACCGCGCCGCTCGATCTGCGCGGTCGTTTCGCGTTCGCGCTCGATCAGCTGGCCCCGACCCTGCAGAGTTTGCGCAGTTCCTTCCCCGCTGGACGCCATCCGCAAGTGGAGGCCGCGATCATCTCCACCTGCAATCGTACCGAGATCTACTGCGCCGCGGACCACATCGCGCTGGAGCACACCGTCGGCTGGCTCGCCGAGAGCGGCGGTGTCGCGCCCAACCTGCTGCGCTCGCATGCCTACACGCTGCACGACGACGCGGCGGCACGTCACGCCTTTCGCGTGGCCAGCGGGCTGGATTCGATGGTGCTCGGTGAGGCGCAGATCCTCGGCCAGATGAAAGACGCCGTGCGCGCCGCCGAAACCGCCGGCGCGCTCGGCAGCACGCTCAACCAGTTGTTCCAGCGCTCTTTCGCGGTCGCGAAGGAAGTGCGCACCGCGACCGAAATCGGCGCGCATTCCATCAGCATGGCCGCCGCCGCGGTGCGCCTGGCCGGCCAGCTGTTCGAAGACCTGAAGGAGACGCGGGTGCTGTTCGTCGGCGCCGGCGAAATGATCGATCTCGCGGTGACCCACTTCGCGGCCAAAGAGCCGAAGAGCATCACCATCGCCAACCGCACGCTGGAGCGCGGCGAAAAGCTCGCCTCGCGCTTCGGCGGCGAGGCGATGCGACTGGCCGATCTGCCGGCGCGGCTCGCCGAATTCGACATCGTCGTGAGCTGCACCGCGAGCACGCTGCCGCTCATCGGCCTCGGCGCCGTGGAACGCGCGCTCAAGGTGCGCCGGCATCGCCCGATGTTCATGGTCGACCTCGCGGTGCCGCGCGACATCGAGCCCGAAGTGAAGGCGCTCGAAGACGTCTATCTCTACACCGTCGACGACCTCGCGCAGGTGGTGCAACAGGGCCATGCCAGCCGCCAGGCTGCGGTGGCCCAGGCCGAAGTGATCATCGACGCCGGTGTGCAGAGCTTCATGCACTGGCTCGACCAGCGCGGCACCGTGCCGCTGATCCAGCAGCTCAACGCGCAGGCCGACGACTGGCGCAGCGCCGAGTTGGCGCGTGCACGCAAGCTGCTCGCCCGGGGCGAGCCGGTCGACGCGGTGCTCGAAGCGCTGTCGCGCGGCCTGACCCAGAAGATGCTGCACGGCGCGATGGCCGAGCTACACGCCGGCGACGCCACGGCGCGGGCGCAAACGGCGCAAACCATCTCGCGACTGTTCCTGCGCAAAGAGCGTTAGCGACGGTGGTCGCTCGGGCTGCACCTCGCGGCTTTTTCGCTTTCCGTTGCGCGCTGCAGCGGCCTCCCCTCTTTTCCGTTGACCTTGCCGTGAAACCCTTCCTCCGTCACCAACTCGAGCGCTATACGCAACGCCTCGGCGAACTCGACTTCCTGCTGTCGCGCGAAGACATCATGGGCGACATGGCGCAGTACCGCACCATTTCCAGGGAGCACGCCGAGGTTACGCAGCTTGCCGTGCGCTATGCGCGCTACCAGCAGCGCGAGGCCGACGTTGCCGCCGCGCGCGAAATGCTGAACGATCCCGACATGGGCGAGATGGCCCAGGAGGAAATCGCGGAGGGCGAGGCCGAGTTGGTGCAGATCGAAGACGGGCTGCAGCGCCTGTTGCTGCCGCGCGACCCGGACGACGAACGCAATGCGTTTCTCGAAATCCGCGCAGGCACCGGTGGCGACGAGTCGGCGCTTTTCGCCGGCGACCTGTTGCGCATGTACACGCGTTACTGCGAGCGCGCGGGCTGGCGCTGCGAGATCGTGAGCGAATCGCAGAGCGAACTCGGCGGTTACAAGGAAGTGGTCGTGCGCGTCGTGGGTGATGCCGCCTTCGGCCGCCTGCGTTTCGAATCGGGCGGCCACCGCGTGCAGCGCGTGCCAGCGACCGAAACGCAGGGCCGCATCCATACCAGCGCCTGCACCGTGGCGGTCATGCCGGAGCCGGACGAGGCGCTGGCCGTCAAGCTCAACCCGGCCGATCTGCGCATCGACACCTTCCGCGCCAGCGGCGCCGGCGGCCAGCACATCAACAAGACCGACTCGGCCGTGCGCGTGGTGCACTTGCCGACCGGCATCGTGGCCGAGTGCCAGGACGGCCGCAGCCAGCACGCCAACAAGGCGAAGGCGCTGCAGGTGCTGCAGGCGCGCATCCAGGAAAAGGAGCGCAGCGAGCGTGCCGCGAAAGAGGCGGCGCTGCGCAAGGGGCTGGTGGGCAGCGGCGACCGCTCCGACCGCATCCGCACCTACAACTTTCCGCAGGGCCGGCTCACGGACCACCGCATCAACCTCACGCTCTACAAGCTGCTGTCGGTGATGGAAGGCGACCTCGGCGACGTGCTCGACGCGCTGCAGGCCGCGCGCGAAGCTGAGCAACTCGCCGACCTCGAATCGGCGCTGCCGGCATGAGCCAGGTGCCTGCCACCGTGGCGAACGCGCTGGCCGCAGCCGCTGCGCTGGACATCGATCGGCTCGACGCGCAACTGCTCACGCTGCGTGCGCTCAACCGCCCGCTGCACGACCGCGCCTGGCTGCTGGCGCACGACACCGACGCGTTTCCGGAAGCCGCCTGGCCGGCACTCACGGCCCTGTTTGCGCGGCGGCGCTCGGGCGAGCCGGTGGCGTATCTGGTCGGAGAAAAGGAATTCCACGGGCTCACGTTGCAGGTCGATGCCCGCGTGCTGGTGCCGCGGCCGGACACCGAAACGCTGGTCGACTGGGCGCTGGAACGCCTCGCCCGCCTGGAGGCACCACGTGCGCTTGACCTCGGCACGGGCAGCGGCGCGATCGCGCTGGCGTTGCAACGGGCGCGGCCCGATGCACAGGTCGATGCGGTCGATGCGAGCGCCGACGCCCTGGCCGTTGCCACCGCCAACGCGAGGCGCCTCGACCTGCCGGTGCGGTTCGTCCAGGCCGATTGGCTGGATGGCGCGGCCGCAGGCTATGCACTGATCATCTCGAATCCGCCTTACATCGCCGCCGGCGACCGCCACCTCGACGCACTGCGCCACGAGCCGTTGGCCGCGCTGGCTGCCGGACCCGACGGCCTGGACGACCTCCGCCGCATCGCGCGCGATGCGCCACTGCACCTTGCGGACGGTGGCTGGCTGCTGCTGGAGCACGGTCACGACCAGGCCGATGCGGTGCGCGACCTGCTCATCGCCCGCGGCTTCGCTGAAGTGCAAAGCCGCAACGACCTGGCCGGCATCGCGCGCTGCTCCGGCGGAATCTGGCGCGCGGTGAAATAATCGCGCCAATCACGTTTTTCCCAAAGGAGACTCCATGTCCGACGCACAACAACGCATCGCCGACCTCGTCAAATCCAACGAGCTCGTGCTCTTCATGAAGGGCAACGCCAGTTTCCCGATGTGCGGCTTCTCCGGCCGCGCGATCCAGATCCTCAAGGCGATCGGTGTCGACACCAAATCGCTCAAGACCGTGAACGTGCTGGACGACCCGGAAGTCCGCCAGGGCATCAAGGAATACAGCAACTGGCCGACGATCCCGCAGCTCTACGTCAAGGGCGAATTCGTCGGCGGCTCGGACATCCTGATGGAGATGTACGAATCCGGCGAGCTGCAGCAAATGGTGAACGGCGCGCCCGCCGCCTGAGCCTTTCAACATGAGCCACGACCACGCCGACCACGACCCTGCGCATGAGAGTGACGCACCATGGAAACACGACGGCGTCCGCGTCGTCAAGGCCGGCCAGCTCGACACGAACACGGCGCAGACGCCGGGCATGAACCGCGCGGCGGCCGTCAACTTCGCGCGCATGGGCGCGCAGAAGCTGTGGGCCGGCACGGTCACGATCCACGCCGATGCCAAGACCGGCGCCCATCACCACGGCCATCTCGAATCGGTGATCTACGTGGTCAGTGGCCGTGCACGCATGCGCTGGGGGGACCAGTTGCAGTTCACGGCCGAGGCCGGGCCGGGCGACTTCATCTATGTGCCGCCCTACGTGCCGCACCAGGAAATCAACGCCAGCGCCACCGAACCGCTCCAGTGCGTGCTGTGCCGCAGCGACGGCGAGGCAGTCGCCGTCAATCTCGACATCGAGCCGGTGGAAAAGCCCGAATCGGTGCTGTGGGTCGACCCGACCCATCCCGGTGGCGCCGTCTAGACCCGCATATTTGTTATAGCAAACCAGTCGCGCAGGTGATCGACCGCGCGCCTGTCTCCTGTTGTAGTCCCGCTGGCGCAGCAATGTCGTTGCGCTCCAGAAAAAAGCAGGAGACACAACATGTTCAGGAATTTCAGGCGCGCCGCGCTTGTGGTCGCGCTCGCTTCGGCGGCGTCGGTGCCCGCCGCGGCGCAGATCAAGATCGCCTACATCGACCCGTTGTCCGGGCC
Proteins encoded:
- a CDS encoding DUF3772 domain-containing protein, which encodes MTWTQRLATVLLAVALSSAAFAQDNNPPAPEPERNVAELRAQLDKIPATVKTNAGVRSLLAQINDIGAEVDKFVASRSGQLADLNARLGELGNPPAAGATEDPDITRQRATLTRQRNALDADVRLAKLLTIDAQQRGSDLLSQRRALFEAQLTERAASPLGAEFWSDLRVAWSDDTQRIRALASELKTSVAVARQPAHRTAVLGALVVALLVALLGNRLAEHGLARLAARFLPAGRLRRSLLVIAIVATNVLLVAAAAHWAFYVLDQHGVWGPQARKAMLAVVQSLIFIAFVVGLGRALLSAGRPSWRLPPMSEAVAVRLAPMPWLVALVAALVWAPAQINALVDASFAAVVATHVLTALSLTALTGIVLQRLRPLRAEAVTEDGTEKPAERPMWVGILLACVAVLMVAIWVLVAAGYVAMASFLASQLTWSGIVAAAFYVLFKFVDDVFMATVSSKSAFGQRLERSFGLASTTLDQSAVVLSGVARTALFFYMMVALITPLGTSPAEVFQRSGKVSSGLKIGEFQVVPGAIVSAIVVLLAGFVLLRVFKRWLENSYLPETALEPGMRSSITTLLGYVGTILVVAFAMSALGIGVNRIAWVASALSVGIGFGLQAIVQNFISGLILLAERPVKVGDWVVLGTAEGDVKRINVRATEIQLGDRSTLIVPNSEFITKTVRNMTLANAEGRVLIRLPMPLTTDAHRARDVMLAACGDHAKVLPSPEPSVMLDGIESGFLIFQLIAYVQSPRLAGGVRSDLLFTILDGLNSAQLPLAAYAAAPMPGPAPEPSTVPGPDPGPRTA
- the hemA gene encoding glutamyl-tRNA reductase, translating into MSVWALGLNHTTAPLDLRGRFAFALDQLAPTLQSLRSSFPAGRHPQVEAAIISTCNRTEIYCAADHIALEHTVGWLAESGGVAPNLLRSHAYTLHDDAAARHAFRVASGLDSMVLGEAQILGQMKDAVRAAETAGALGSTLNQLFQRSFAVAKEVRTATEIGAHSISMAAAAVRLAGQLFEDLKETRVLFVGAGEMIDLAVTHFAAKEPKSITIANRTLERGEKLASRFGGEAMRLADLPARLAEFDIVVSCTASTLPLIGLGAVERALKVRRHRPMFMVDLAVPRDIEPEVKALEDVYLYTVDDLAQVVQQGHASRQAAVAQAEVIIDAGVQSFMHWLDQRGTVPLIQQLNAQADDWRSAELARARKLLARGEPVDAVLEALSRGLTQKMLHGAMAELHAGDATARAQTAQTISRLFLRKER
- the prfA gene encoding peptide chain release factor 1; translated protein: MKPFLRHQLERYTQRLGELDFLLSREDIMGDMAQYRTISREHAEVTQLAVRYARYQQREADVAAAREMLNDPDMGEMAQEEIAEGEAELVQIEDGLQRLLLPRDPDDERNAFLEIRAGTGGDESALFAGDLLRMYTRYCERAGWRCEIVSESQSELGGYKEVVVRVVGDAAFGRLRFESGGHRVQRVPATETQGRIHTSACTVAVMPEPDEALAVKLNPADLRIDTFRASGAGGQHINKTDSAVRVVHLPTGIVAECQDGRSQHANKAKALQVLQARIQEKERSERAAKEAALRKGLVGSGDRSDRIRTYNFPQGRLTDHRINLTLYKLLSVMEGDLGDVLDALQAAREAEQLADLESALPA
- the prmC gene encoding peptide chain release factor N(5)-glutamine methyltransferase, encoding MSQVPATVANALAAAAALDIDRLDAQLLTLRALNRPLHDRAWLLAHDTDAFPEAAWPALTALFARRRSGEPVAYLVGEKEFHGLTLQVDARVLVPRPDTETLVDWALERLARLEAPRALDLGTGSGAIALALQRARPDAQVDAVDASADALAVATANARRLDLPVRFVQADWLDGAAAGYALIISNPPYIAAGDRHLDALRHEPLAALAAGPDGLDDLRRIARDAPLHLADGGWLLLEHGHDQADAVRDLLIARGFAEVQSRNDLAGIARCSGGIWRAVK
- the grxD gene encoding Grx4 family monothiol glutaredoxin; the encoded protein is MSDAQQRIADLVKSNELVLFMKGNASFPMCGFSGRAIQILKAIGVDTKSLKTVNVLDDPEVRQGIKEYSNWPTIPQLYVKGEFVGGSDILMEMYESGELQQMVNGAPAA
- a CDS encoding cupin domain-containing protein, yielding MSHDHADHDPAHESDAPWKHDGVRVVKAGQLDTNTAQTPGMNRAAAVNFARMGAQKLWAGTVTIHADAKTGAHHHGHLESVIYVVSGRARMRWGDQLQFTAEAGPGDFIYVPPYVPHQEINASATEPLQCVLCRSDGEAVAVNLDIEPVEKPESVLWVDPTHPGGAV